The following coding sequences are from one Arthrobacter sp. 24S4-2 window:
- a CDS encoding glyceraldehyde-3-phosphate dehydrogenase, translating into MGREALAEAMIPVIGRLYRENNVVTSIHGRSLINKSTMNILKAHRFARRMSKDELLLEETAPLLDTLAGLDLGAAAIDIARLNQKFKTEANGASLEEFVRAELADIVGKRGGDDRTSTDVVLYGFGRIGRLLARLLIEKAGGGHGLRLRAIVVRRGSDNDLAKRASLLRRDSVHGSFEGTIKVDTDNNTITANGVQVQVIYSDNPSTVDYTAYGIKDALVVDNTGRWRDAEGLSQHLLSKGVSRVLLTAPGKGELKNIVHGINHGTILDSDKIVTAASCTTNAITPVLKAINDKFGVVHGHVETVHSFTNDQNLIDNFHKGDRRGRSAALNMVITETGAAKAVAKALPELLGKLTGSSIRVPTPDVSLAILNLSLERGTTKDEVNDYLRQMSLHSDLRKQIDYIDSPEVVSTDFVGSRRAGIVDGLATISNDKNLVLYVWYDNEFGYSCQVVRVMEEMAGVNPPSFPVKEPAAVLEAIAAV; encoded by the coding sequence ATGGGCCGTGAGGCGCTTGCCGAGGCCATGATCCCGGTGATCGGCCGGCTGTACCGCGAAAACAATGTGGTGACCAGCATCCATGGCCGCAGCCTGATCAACAAGTCCACCATGAACATCCTGAAGGCGCACCGTTTCGCGCGCAGGATGAGCAAGGACGAGCTGCTCCTGGAAGAGACGGCTCCGCTGCTCGATACCCTGGCCGGGCTCGATCTTGGCGCCGCGGCGATCGACATCGCGCGCCTGAACCAGAAGTTCAAGACCGAGGCCAACGGTGCCAGCCTGGAGGAGTTCGTGCGCGCCGAGCTGGCCGATATTGTCGGGAAGCGGGGCGGCGATGACCGCACCAGCACCGACGTCGTGCTCTACGGCTTCGGCCGTATCGGACGCCTACTTGCCCGGCTCCTCATCGAAAAGGCCGGTGGGGGTCACGGTCTCCGTCTCCGTGCCATCGTTGTCCGCCGCGGTTCGGACAACGACCTCGCCAAGCGGGCCAGCCTGCTGCGCCGGGACTCCGTGCACGGCTCCTTTGAGGGCACCATCAAGGTGGACACGGACAACAACACCATCACGGCCAACGGTGTCCAGGTCCAGGTCATCTACTCGGACAACCCGTCCACGGTGGATTACACGGCATACGGCATCAAGGATGCACTGGTGGTGGACAACACCGGTCGCTGGCGCGATGCAGAAGGCCTGTCCCAGCACCTCCTGAGCAAGGGTGTGTCCCGCGTCCTCCTCACGGCACCGGGCAAGGGTGAGCTGAAGAACATCGTCCACGGCATCAACCACGGCACCATCCTGGATTCGGACAAGATTGTTACGGCTGCGTCCTGCACCACCAACGCCATCACTCCGGTCCTGAAGGCCATCAACGACAAGTTCGGTGTGGTCCACGGCCATGTGGAGACGGTCCACTCCTTTACCAACGACCAGAACCTGATCGACAACTTCCACAAGGGCGACCGCCGCGGACGTTCTGCGGCGCTGAACATGGTCATCACCGAAACCGGTGCCGCCAAGGCCGTGGCCAAGGCCCTGCCCGAACTTCTCGGCAAGCTCACCGGCAGCTCCATCCGCGTCCCCACCCCGGATGTGTCCCTGGCCATCCTGAACCTGAGCCTGGAGCGCGGCACCACCAAGGACGAGGTCAACGACTACCTGCGGCAGATGTCCCTGCACTCGGATCTGCGCAAGCAGATCGACTACATCGACTCGCCGGAAGTGGTCTCCACGGACTTCGTCGGCTCACGCCGTGCAGGCATAGTTGACGGCCTGGCCACCATCTCCAACGATAAGAACCTCGTCCTCTACGTCTGGTACGACAACGAGTTCGGCTACAGCTGCCAGGTGGTCCGCGTGATGGAGGAAATGGCCGGTGTCAACCCGCCGTCGTTCCCCGTCAAGGAACCGGCTGCGGTGCTGGAAGCAATCGCTGCGGTCTAG
- a CDS encoding HNH endonuclease family protein: MTISWTAYRRARRRSRQAWVLLAVLAVGLASAASWFFTAGQFAAAEPPVTGPSDAPVFDPAWMKAVPPVQPVPEGSAAAALETLAVKGRAANDNYERTAFGQAWMDVDRNGCDTRNDILRRDLTGARFTEGSRCRVAGGELHEPYTGAVVRFTRGAESSKAVQIDHVVALGDAWQKGAQQLTPQQRQSLANDPLNLVAADGPANQEKSASDAASWLPKNKAFRCHYVARQISVKAAYKLWVTQAEKDAMKRVLATCPDQQTIHPR; this comes from the coding sequence ATGACCATCAGCTGGACGGCGTACCGGCGCGCCCGGCGCCGATCCCGGCAGGCCTGGGTACTCCTGGCTGTGCTGGCAGTTGGGCTGGCTTCCGCCGCTTCCTGGTTTTTCACAGCCGGCCAGTTCGCCGCAGCCGAACCGCCGGTTACCGGCCCCAGCGACGCGCCTGTGTTTGACCCCGCGTGGATGAAAGCGGTCCCCCCGGTCCAGCCCGTGCCGGAAGGCAGCGCCGCGGCCGCACTGGAAACCCTCGCCGTAAAGGGACGGGCGGCCAACGACAACTACGAACGCACGGCGTTTGGCCAGGCGTGGATGGATGTGGACCGCAACGGCTGCGACACCCGCAACGACATTCTTCGGCGCGACCTGACGGGTGCGCGGTTCACCGAGGGATCCCGCTGCCGTGTGGCTGGCGGTGAACTCCATGAACCCTACACCGGCGCGGTGGTGAGGTTCACCAGGGGAGCGGAGAGCAGTAAAGCCGTCCAGATCGACCATGTGGTGGCACTGGGGGATGCCTGGCAGAAGGGTGCGCAGCAGCTGACGCCACAACAGCGCCAAAGCCTCGCCAACGATCCCCTGAACCTGGTAGCCGCCGACGGTCCGGCCAACCAGGAGAAGAGCGCCTCAGACGCCGCCAGCTGGCTGCCGAAGAACAAGGCGTTCAGGTGCCACTACGTCGCCCGCCAGATCTCGGTCAAGGCAGCCTACAAACTATGGGTGACGCAGGCCGAAAAGGATGCCATGAAACGCGTTCTGGCAACATGCCCGGACCAGCAGACCATCCATCCACGATAG